The nucleotide window GCCTCACGCAGACCGAGGCGCAGCTCAAGCTGGCGCAGACCCTCGAGAGCGCGGGTGCCCTGGCCCACGTTGACGTGCTGCGCCTGACCTCCGCGCGCGACAACGCTCGCCAAAATCAGCTGAGGGCCCACACGGGCGAGGAGGTAGCCCAAGCGGGCCTGGCTTTGTCCTTGAACCTTCCTCTCGATACGCGCTTCGCCCCTCTCGACGATCTTCCCGAAAAGCCTGTCTTGACCCGGCTCGAGCTCGACGCTGCCGTGAACACGGCGGTCGAAAACCGACCCGAACTGGCTGTGGCCGAGGTTCAGCAGGTCCAGGCACAGGCGGCGCGCCAGATCGCGGTGTCGAACCTCATTCCCACCGTCAACGCGCTCGGCACCTACCAGAACACGCAGGGGCAGGGGCCTTTCGTGCCCGAGAACGCCTGGTACGTGGGCCTCAACCTCAGCTGGGACATCTGGGACTGGGGCAAAAACTGGAAAGACGCCAAGGCCGCCGAGGCCCAGGTGCAGCAGGCCCAGCTGGCCCGCGAGGCGCTGCGAGACCAGATCGCCTTCGAGGTGCGCCGGGCTCTGCTCGAGACCACGAACGCGTTCGAGTCGCTCGAGGTTGCCCAATCGGCGCTTGCGGCGGCCGAAGAGGCTTACCGCATCCAGAACCTGCGCTTCAAGGAAGGCGCCGCTACCACGACGGACCTCATCGACGTGGAATCGGACGTGTCGCGGGCGCGCAACACGTACGCCCAGGCCCGGTACGACTACTACCTCGCGCAGGCCAACCTGGCGCGCGTGCTGGGCAAGCTGGCCCCCGCGGCCTGAGCGTCACCGAGCCGATCGTGGTCGCAGAGGCTCCGCGGGTCACCCGCACCATCGTGCAG belongs to Myxococcales bacterium and includes:
- a CDS encoding TolC family protein, producing the protein MNDKVPHMKRALGALALSVVLVPAVAKAQPAPQPLTLEAAVKTALERGRPVASAGFGVTAAEKRLGAAKAQRLPKLRADANLLYWDRALEASFGGGMPSTPGMPAPTIVVRDRLTSSVSLTLAQPLTGLLALNRNVQVQNAALTGARSTWVQARLDAAQRAAESYLRLLQAKALAAVAAQSLTQTEAQLKLAQTLESAGALAHVDVLRLTSARDNARQNQLRAHTGEEVAQAGLALSLNLPLDTRFAPLDDLPEKPVLTRLELDAAVNTAVENRPELAVAEVQQVQAQAARQIAVSNLIPTVNALGTYQNTQGQGPFVPENAWYVGLNLSWDIWDWGKNWKDAKAAEAQVQQAQLAREALRDQIAFEVRRALLETTNAFESLEVAQSALAAAEEAYRIQNLRFKEGAATTTDLIDVESDVSRARNTYAQARYDYYLAQANLARVLGKLAPAA